A single Lolium perenne isolate Kyuss_39 chromosome 6, Kyuss_2.0, whole genome shotgun sequence DNA region contains:
- the LOC127306487 gene encoding putative pentatricopeptide repeat-containing protein At3g01580 translates to MRGWQPLQKLLEAAAEPSTPHAAARLHAHLLRSGHLHSSHHLTARVLASYPPGLARHLFDEIPDPTPRLGNALLRARVRARQWRDVLLLFPHLRVRPDAFTLSVLLKSCAMLPSIAHGRAVHALAVRSCAAYADAFVAAALVQMYAKCGDMVASVNAYNAFEKPDMVLRTSVVTGYEQNGMAQEALEFFSRDVVGQDVLPSPVTLVSVISAAAQLRDVRNGQACHAFVLRNDFEYDLALVNAILGFYMRTGAPQDARRLFDGMTERDVVTWSCMVTGYVQSGDACEALSVYKKMVQAGIKPNSVTVVSVAQACSFALDVEEGKRVHDIAVKIGCELEMTVATALVDMYMKCSCHEKAMQLFCRMPKKDAVVWAAVISGLTQNGLPDESMRTFKCMLLDGPVPDAVTMVKVLAACSESGVLRQAFCLHGYLVNTGFSDKIFVTAALVDLYSKCGNLGSAVKVFESATEKDVVTWSSMIAGYGVHGLGQHAVALYQRMVASSVRPNSQTFVSLLSACSHSGLVQAGKSIFKSMTQVYGITPNIEHRSAMVDLLGRAGEFHEASELLYEIGGTADAHTWCALLAACRTHRATDMSEVVSAKLLKLDPDHVGYYNLLTNIYAYDEKWDSVKETRGIIRDKGLKKVPGISAVEVNNVMHTFTAGERSHQDWKKISTLLWELSPKLRGDDCFFQLDTRMVFSDL, encoded by the coding sequence ATGCGGGGTTGGCAACCGCTCCAGAAGCTTCTAGAAGCCGCCGCGGAGCCATCCACCCCGcacgccgccgcccgcctccaCGCCCACCTCCTCCGCTCCGGCCACCTTCACTCCTCCCACCACCTCACCGCCCGCGTCCTCGCGTCCTACCCTCCCGGCCTCGCTCGCCACCTGTTCGATGAAATCCCGGACCCGACCCCGCGCCTTGGCAACGCGCTCCTCCGCGCCCGCGTCCGGGCGCGCCAGTGGCGCGACGTGCTGTTGCTCTTCCCGCACCTCCGCGTGCGCCCGGACGCCTTCACGCTGTCCGTCCTGCTCAAGTCCTGCGCCATGCTCCCCTCCATCGCCCACGGCCGCGCCGTGCACGCTCTCGCCGTCCGGTCCTGTGCTGCGTACGCCGATGCCTTCGTGGCTGCTGCGCTCGTGCAGATGTACGCGAAATGCGGTGACATGGTTGCCTCTGTCAACGCATACAATGCGTTCGAGAAGCCGGACATGGTCCTCCGGACTTCCGTGGTGACCGGGTACGAGCAGAACGGGATGGCGCAGGAGGCACTGGAGTTCTTTTCAAGGGATGTGGTTGGCCAGGACGTATTGCCAAGTCCAGTCACTCTTGTGAGCGTAATATCGGCAGCAGCGCAGCTGAGGGATGTCCGAAATGGGCAGGCCTGCCATGCCTTTGTTCTTAGGAATGACTTTGAGTATGACTTGGCTTTGGTGAATGCAATTCTTGGGTTTTACATGAGGACTGGAGCACCACAAGATGCAAGGAGGTTGTTCGATGGAATGACGGAGAGAGACGTTGTCACATGGAGCTGTATGGTTACAGGATATGTGCAATCGGGAGACGCCTGTGAAGCATTGAGTGTATATAAGAAAATGGTTCAGGCAGGAATTAAGCCAAATTCTGTGACTGTGGTGAGTGTTGCGCAGGCTTGTTCTTTTGCTCTGGATGTTGAGGAAGGTAAGAGGGTGCATGACATTGCTGTGAAGATAGGGTGCGAACTTGAGATGACAGTTGCAACTGCGCTGGTTGATATGTACATGAAGTGCTCGTGCCATGAGAAGGCAATGCAGTTATTTTGCCGGATGCCAAAGAAAGATGCAGTAGTTTGGGCGGCGGTCATTAGTGGTCTTACCCAAAATGGTCTCCCTGATGAGTCGATGCGAACGTTCAAGTGCATGCTGTTGGATGGTCCTGTCCCTGACGCTGTCACTATGGTGAAGGTACTAGCTGCATGCTCGGAGTCTGGTGTTTTGCGTCAAGCCTTTTGTCTTCATGGTTATTTGGTTAACACTGGTTTCAGTGATAAGATATTTGTGACAGCTGCACTTGTGGATTTGTATTCAAAATGTGGGAACTTGGGTAGCGCTGTCAAGGTGTTTGAAAGTGCCACTGAAAAGGATGTTGTGACATGGAGCTCAATGATTGCAGGTTATGGAGTCCATGGCCTTGGGCAGCATGCTGTTGCCTTGTATCAAAGGATGGTTGCCTCATCAGTAAGACCTAATAGCCAGACATTTGTATCTCTGTTATCGGCTTGCAGCCACTCTGGACTTGTGCAGGCAGGAAAGTCCATTTTTAAAAGCATGACTCAGGTTTATGGAATTACGCCAAATATAGAGCATCGTAGTGCCATGGTTGATCTCCTTGGCCGTGCCGGTGAATTTCATGAGGCTTCAGAGCTCCTTTATGAAATCGGTGGGACAGCTGATGCTCATACTTGGTGTGCCTTGCTTGCTGCCTGCAGAACACACCGTGCCACAGATATGAGTGAAGTGGTATCTGCCAAACTGCTCAAGCTGGATCCTGACCATGTTGGCTACTATAATCTCTTGACCAATATATATGCATATGATGAAAAGTGGGACAGTGTCAAAGAGACTAGAGGCATTATCAGAGACAAAGGTTTGAAAAAAGTGCCAGGTATTAGTGCAGTAGAGGTGAATAATGTAATGCACACATTCACAGCTGGGGAGAGGTCACACCAAGATTGGAAGAAGATTTCTACATTGCTCTGGGAGTTGTCACCAAAGTTGAGAGGCGATGATTGTTTCTTTCAGTTGGACACTCGTATGGTATTTTCAGATTTGTGA
- the LOC127306488 gene encoding uncharacterized protein: MGLADFVEAPLYIYRCAGLLRRLAANRSQILPSLRDLAIERMAMTRFLLGRLPRRSSIPLLPSPAPSSSPIARRSLAGVPAMEAPSPSGYPAAAAVRSFLAGQGLSPPMGLRSYRRSSRSIRQFSTNGDMKDTGTDNGMLVKLIKRFLKKIGHPSQFTGPELKEWGRNQKPFKDTNLSGPIFAMFSGALVVVWVNDDWRYIKASFNEFVGGLTGSVKRKD; encoded by the exons ATGGGCCTTGCAGACTTCGTGGAGGCGCCGCTGTATATATATAGGTGCGCAGGGCTGTTGCGGCGCCTTGCTGCAAATCGTTCCCAAATCCTACCCAGTCTGCGCGATCTAGCGATTGAGAGGATGGCGATGACCCGATTCTTGCTGGGGAGACTGCCGCGCCGTTCCTCGATTCCCCTATTACCTTCTCCGGCACCCTCTTCGAGCCCCATCGCCAGACGATCTCTGGCGGGAGTTCCCGCCATGGAAGCGCCGTCTCCATCTGGATATCCCGCAGCTGCCGCCGTGCGATCTTTCCTGGCGGGACAAGGCCTCTCTCCTCCAATG GGCCTGAGGTCCTACCGGCGTTCATCTCGGTCCATCCGTCAATTCAGTACCAACGGGGACATGAAG GACACGGGAACTGATAATGGTATGCTGGTAAAACTGATTAAGAGGTTTCTCAAGAAGATTGGGCATCCGTCTCAGTTCACTGGCCCTGAACTGAAAGAATG GGGGAGGAATCAGAAACCTTTTAAGGATACCAACCTCAGTGGCCCTATCTTTGCTATGTTCAGTGGTGCCTTGGTTGTAGTCTGGGTCAACGACGACTGGAGATATATCAAAGCGAGCTTCAACGAATTCGTAGGTGGTCTTACTGGAAGTGTGAAACGCAAGGATTGA